Genomic window (Rosa chinensis cultivar Old Blush chromosome 6, RchiOBHm-V2, whole genome shotgun sequence):
CTCTCTGTCACTGATTAAACCCAGGAATTACATAAGGACGATCACAAAAAATCTGAATCAATTGATAAAGTTCACTATATTAACTTAGAAATATCTAAGATGTACACATCTAAGTAGTTGGTGGCAGCTGGAAGACATAACTTTAGCATATATACCTGTTATGAGGTATGGTTACATACAATAATATCTCATAAGACATACGTATATGATGATACCATGATTGTCATAAAAGTGGCAACAATCTTATATACCtaggaaatgaaaataaatgaaatttggGAATGAAAATGAGACACAGGTACTAGAGTCCTGTGAAAAGAACACATGTTCAAGCAATCTGGAGTAAAATAGGAAAACAAAAAGGTTATCATATCTGAGTTTACTGCTGAAATGTTCTCCAATATCGACCTAAAGAGGAGGAATGACAACAATCGAACTTTCAACCCGAATGTAGGGATGTAATTTACTGCACTTGCCAATCATCAAAGAGGTTGGACTGAAGATTAAGGCAGAAAACTGAACAAGTTAAGCTTGTTGAGACAATGAATTCAGACCACATGATTGTTCTTTGATGTCCGTATGATGACGAAACTCTGATTATGAAATTGACTGAATCATGAAGAGGCTGCCCCTCTCAGTAGTTGAGTGATGAATGCTCCATACATCAAGGGAGACTAAGACCAAGACATTTTTGCCACCAAACTTATATCACATGAGAGTCTTTATAACCGGACTGATTTCAGTGCATGTGACATATCCGATGGCAGTTGATGGAGATGGGACAGTGATTTATAGTCCTAATTAATAAAAGGATAGTTCATTGTTGTCGTACGTGGATCTCTCTCCATCCTCAACAAAGAATCCAATACATAGATCGCAGATCACGTATAGGTCAGCTTGAAAAAATTGATGGATTAAGCACCAATAAACTCGATAATTACAGGAAAGATTACAACACATTTTTGAGCTTTTGATATGAAAGGAACTATAGGCTTCTAGCAGGAGACCAGAACAAGAAACCTATTTTAGGCTCCCGAAAACAAGACATTATTAACATAATACCTAAACCAGACCTCTAATACATACTAAGACTTTAGGTTCTACATCAGTTTGGGGACCATATCTTCAATTATCCATAGATGTTCTGTTCTATCTTTACAGAAGTATTTAATTTGTATTAGAAGAATCGGAAAGAGTAATGTGCTGGCAGACGTGTGAAGATATCTGAATTTCATAATCATGTTTAGATTATTGCATTGGCGGCAGCACATGTAATTTAGTCTGCAAGTGTATTTATGAAAGTGTTGCACATGCAGCTCTGTCAGCTCATATAAAATCCGAGCCCCTACtatgaattaacaaaaatatcAGAACAGCCACAAAAAGCACCTTCCTTCCCTTCCAAACTGGCTATCTACAACTGTAGTCCAAGGATTATCTCAACTTGTAATAGTAGGGAATTTGGAGTTTTAGAAGCATTAATCTAGTGGCTTTCGCAATTTTCTAATTCTCGGAACAGTTTACATCCCAAGCAAGCAATAAAATTTTAGCTACGTACAATTGGTCACATTTCAGTGGGGAATTAATCTAAGCAGAAAATTAAAGATAAAAGCTGACCTGCTAATTAAATGGCAGAATGGCCCTGCAGCCGTGAAGTTTGACTAGTCACAGGGAACAACTCTCATGCACTTCAAATGGCTGTCCGTATCCTATCCGCAAGGTACCTTCTCAAAGAGTTGATTGGCTTTCTAGAGTCGATCATTCCCACTCCACAACGCTTGATCTTGATCCGAGCAAGGTAGTCAGTTGCAATCCAGGCAAAGCTCAACATCGGCACATCTCCAGGACCATCTGGCCCTTGCAAATAGAGTGATTCTTTCACCAACTTAGGATGATAAGTTACCATGTACCAAGCTGATGCCTTCTGCTCATACAAAAAATTCTTCTGCTCATTACTCAGCGACTTGAAATCTCCATCAATTCTCTCAAAACATTGCCTGAACTCTTTCTTCAGAGCACTGTAAGACTGTTTCAGCTGCTCCTGGAGCTCCCCTCGCTTCCTGCTCTTCGGCATTGACCAAACATACCCAGTGACAATCTCTTCTTCCCTCACAACATTATATTGTCCCATTAGACCCTTCAGCTGAAAATCATAAGAGCGCTTTCTCTCCAATGCTTCTACTACGATATTGTGCGCTCCTGGAACCTCCAAATCAATATCATATGGGATGTCAGTTGGACCATAACCTAGGTTAAAAGAGGTTGCCAGATCTTCATCATAGGCGTCTGTGATCTGGCGATAGAGTAGCCCCAAGATTTTAGTTGACATGTAAGACTTGAAGCCCTCTTTCCCCATGAAATCTGGGTACAACTCTGGTTTTAGGTACGATGGCATTGGAACAATCTTCCCAGTTTTTGGTAGATCAACTGCTATTGCTGCTAGCTTCGCTAGTTTGATGCAGTTGTCATCCGAAGCCCCATGTTCACTGATGTCAGCATGAACAACATGTGCATTGCATATCGCCCCCAGGTTCTCATTCGCCATGTTTCTCACAAAAAACTCTATAATATCCTGGTTAGTGACAGGACGGTCCAAAGTTTTGGCTTCTGCAGCATCATACTCCATAGGTTTCTCGCTCTTCTTACTACGGGGAATAAGATTTTCATCCCATGTGACAAAGTACAGGTCCCCATCCAGGTCACTTCCAGAAGCTTCGTTCGAGTGTGGCCTATAACCCTTCTGAgggaaaacaaggcaatcatgTAAGTGGTGTAAACCTGGGGCATCAACTGCTTCAAGAATCCTTATATCACCTGGATGAAGACATGGATTCTTTGCTACCACAACTAATCCTTTTATTACTTGTAGGTTTTTCTCTATCGGACAAAACCTAGAGCCATGCTTTGCAAAACAGTTTTCAAGTGATGGGTTAGACACTTGGATAAAGCACTGACCTTGCTCAAGTACCCCTAGCTCATCTAGACATCCCATAAGCCATCTCCCCGAGGGAACAAAAATCCTAGACTTTTCTCGGAGGCCCCAAAGCTGCGCGGCTTGTATACATGTTAACATGCCGCGCAAATGAGGTTCAGTCTGCGGATTAAAACCTGCACTCAGCATTATAGCTGCCGCATTTCCTTGTTCACCGCATGAGGCAGTGACAACATCAAATGCGGCATCCATGTCTGTGAGCATCAGTTTTAAGTTGGAAACCATTTGCTGCTGCATTCTCCAGAATACCATATCTGGAACATGCAGTGTTGAAAGCAATGTTATAATCTGCCTGTTTAAAAACCCCGGCTGCAGCCTAGTCCAAGAACAAATTTCCAATGTAGTATGGTGCGACTCAAACTTGTTCATGCTAGGCCTTAAAGAGAGCTGGAATCTATCCCCTTCGCTTGGCCAACAAGCAATAACCCCTTTAAAGCCAGCATATCTAATTTGGTATGCACAAGGAGGATCACTGCAGtccaatttcagtttctttgcAACTTCCATCACAAGAGCAGGGGAAATCTTACCAATCCCATCTGAAAAATTGTATCCATTCCTCTCAATATCGCGAAGCTTAGGATTAACCTTGCTTGATGGAACTTCTACCGTTGCATATGTAGACGAAAAGCATTGACCCATTCTAGCAGAATATTTTGCAACATTTCTGTTGGTGAACTTCCCCATCCAAGTTTGGATATCCTGGATCGTAATGCTCTTGCATTCAGCAAAAAACCAGGCCGAGCGCTCCCTCAATTGATTGGATGAGAAGGCCAAGAAAGAGTACTTTCGGCCGCATAAGTcaaatccatttttcagaatGGCCTCAACCCTTCCAAATACTTTTGTTCTCTGAGGGCAGGATTTTTCCCCATAAGAATTCATAGCATTGGAATAAATAGTCTGCATTCCTTCATCCATAAAAGTAACCCTTAGAAACCGATCACCTATTTGTTTGTATTTTCTAAGAACCCTATTTGACAGTTGAGCCTCTGGTGGAATACAATAGGCTTTAGTTGGGGTAATGACCAACCTCCTGACATGAGCAATATCATCCAACCTTTTAGGACTCTCGAAAAGCTCGGGATTTGCCACAAACCAGTCTTGCACAGCTCTCAGCCTCTGACAGGCATCTAACACCGGGCGCCGGCTGCACGAATATAAGTAGTTCAATGCAGCCACATTGACATCCTTTGATTGGCTTCTCAGTAAATCGAAGAAGCTGTCTGACAACTGATGCTGATTGAGAATTCCCTTGTGCATTACCGCATTAACCAAGAAGATAATCTCGAAGCAAATTGCATGTTTGTGACCAATAGAGTAGAAAGGATCGGAACTAGGCATCTCGAAAAAGGGCTCCTTCTGAATCCCAAGTGGCCATTTTATATCCAACTCCAGCACCCTCAGCTGTCTAAGATAATCAACGGCCTTGTTCCACTCGGCCCCATAGTACCGAGGGACCGAAAACTTGTAGAAATTACTCCTTCCAATGGCGCCATTTGCAGTGAAATCAGTAGTCCTGATCCAACTCTCATCATGAGGAGACCTACACGAAACACATGGCGACCAAGCCAGCCTCAACAGAATCACAAAATCCATCTCCAAGGTTTCGTAATGCTTGAACTCACTGATGTCCCTAACCAAAAACTCCACTTTATAATCACAGTACGTCCTCACACGCTTGTTTCTCCTACCACCATACGAAAAGGCAGTGTTTTGTGTCAAGCAAAACCTGCAAGTCCTAGTAGAAGGGTCCACAGTAAAGGCAACTCCTTTAGGGGGTCCTTCCCAAGCAACCAAGAACTCATCTTGGTCTTGGCGAACTAGGGTTCCGATCTCGACACGCACATCGTAAAGCCTGAATAGGGTTTCAGTTTCACAACGCCCTAGAGAATAAGAATCCTCCATAGCACAACTCGTGTTGTTTAGGTATGTGTAGTGTGGATTGATCGACTCCATTGAACACGACCCTAGTATTGGTGGAGAGCCATGGTTCAAGAATCGATGTGATTCCATTGAAGAGATAAGCCTTCGTTCGAATTCTGTCAATCCCTATTATCAAGGGGTCAACTCTCTATGATGACGCTctctaatttatttcttctttgtAACTTACCTCGGATTTGTTTAACCGATTGTTGTGTGTATATCTAAAACACTGAAACGTGATATACCCAAAGACAAAAACCTTTCCTGTCTTGTCACGGTTTACACTTCCTAAACGGTtaaggattccttttcctataGAGTTTAGGAGACTCTAAACTGCAGCATATACATGGAACCTGCTAACACATGGCAATTTATTGTTGAAGTTTGAAATAATTAAGTTCATTTGTTGTTAAAAGCGGGATTACATAGCTGCTGATTCAAGCAcgtaggcctcgtttggttgcTGAAAAGGAAATTGGTTCATTGGTCTTTCCCATGAGTATTTACACTTTCCACTAGTTTCCCTACCAATGTTTGGAAACACCGGGAAAGTAATTGCAAAAATGTATTTTACTTTCTTTCCGATGTTTGGTTTGTGTATGAATAGGAAAGTATGTAACATCAATTTTTCAATAATATCCTtattatcaaaacataaacaattcaagattcaaaagtttcttgaataataaaataatttttagaGTAGGTAATTAATGTGCAATTAACGCAGGGAAAGTATGAGGGAAAATGAATCCAATGGGGTGTGAGGATTCATTTTCTCCCCTATTTTCCCTTCATACAagaaagttgttcatttccttgggtgtgccaaacacaggaaagtatcaactttcctttcccaatcTTTCtattccgcgaaccaaacgagtCCTTAACATCTTTATTAGGTTCACTGAAAATGCAGATAAAAGATTAATGTTGTGAATAGACACACAATGAATATCAGAGTTCTAATCAACGACGAAATCAAACTATACCAAGTAAATGAAAGTTGAAGCATAAGAGGATCATATAACCATTCAAACATCATCCAATTAACCCTAATCCAACC
Coding sequences:
- the LOC112171683 gene encoding RNA-dependent RNA polymerase 6; this translates as MEDSYSLGRCETETLFRLYDVRVEIGTLVRQDQDEFLVAWEGPPKGVAFTVDPSTRTCRFCLTQNTAFSYGGRRNKRVRTYCDYKVEFLVRDISEFKHYETLEMDFVILLRLAWSPCVSCRSPHDESWIRTTDFTANGAIGRSNFYKFSVPRYYGAEWNKAVDYLRQLRVLELDIKWPLGIQKEPFFEMPSSDPFYSIGHKHAICFEIIFLVNAVMHKGILNQHQLSDSFFDLLRSQSKDVNVAALNYLYSCSRRPVLDACQRLRAVQDWFVANPELFESPKRLDDIAHVRRLVITPTKAYCIPPEAQLSNRVLRKYKQIGDRFLRVTFMDEGMQTIYSNAMNSYGEKSCPQRTKVFGRVEAILKNGFDLCGRKYSFLAFSSNQLRERSAWFFAECKSITIQDIQTWMGKFTNRNVAKYSARMGQCFSSTYATVEVPSSKVNPKLRDIERNGYNFSDGIGKISPALVMEVAKKLKLDCSDPPCAYQIRYAGFKGVIACWPSEGDRFQLSLRPSMNKFESHHTTLEICSWTRLQPGFLNRQIITLLSTLHVPDMVFWRMQQQMVSNLKLMLTDMDAAFDVVTASCGEQGNAAAIMLSAGFNPQTEPHLRGMLTCIQAAQLWGLREKSRIFVPSGRWLMGCLDELGVLEQGQCFIQVSNPSLENCFAKHGSRFCPIEKNLQVIKGLVVVAKNPCLHPGDIRILEAVDAPGLHHLHDCLVFPQKGYRPHSNEASGSDLDGDLYFVTWDENLIPRSKKSEKPMEYDAAEAKTLDRPVTNQDIIEFFVRNMANENLGAICNAHVVHADISEHGASDDNCIKLAKLAAIAVDLPKTGKIVPMPSYLKPELYPDFMGKEGFKSYMSTKILGLLYRQITDAYDEDLATSFNLGYGPTDIPYDIDLEVPGAHNIVVEALERKRSYDFQLKGLMGQYNVVREEEIVTGYVWSMPKSRKRGELQEQLKQSYSALKKEFRQCFERIDGDFKSLSNEQKNFLYEQKASAWYMVTYHPKLVKESLYLQGPDGPGDVPMLSFAWIATDYLARIKIKRCGVGMIDSRKPINSLRRYLADRIRTAI